From the genome of Plectropomus leopardus isolate mb chromosome 13, YSFRI_Pleo_2.0, whole genome shotgun sequence, one region includes:
- the orai2 gene encoding protein orai-2, whose protein sequence is MSSELNVPMGSPAPGVSERAPESGGMDYRDWVRRSYLELVSSNHHSVQALSWRKLYLSRAKLKASSRTSALLSGFAMVAMVEVQLEMQYSYPPVLLIAFSVCTTVLVAVHLFALLISTCILPNVEAVSNIHNLNSVSESPHERMHHYIELAWGFSTALGILLFLAEVVLLCWIKFLPVDCSGAKKGPACTTTTGKPTAASLEPQDSGWKAALASTIIMVPVGVIFVVFTIHFYRSLVRHKTERHHQEIEELHKIKVQLDGHERGLQTV, encoded by the exons ATGAGCAGTGAGCTGAACGTGCCAATGGGATCCCCGGCCCCAGGAGTCTCAGAGCGGGCCCCGGAGAGCGGGGGGATGGACTACAGGGACTGGGTGCGACGCAGTTACCTGGAGCTGGTGAGCTCCAACCATCACTCAGTACAGGCCCTGTCCTGGAGGAAACTCTACCTGAGCCGAGCCAAGCTAAAGGCCTCCAGCAGGACCTCTGCACTGCTCTCTGGCTTCGCAATG GTGGCCATGGTGGAGgtgcagctggaaatgcagtacAGTTACCCTCCTGTGCTCCTCATTGCCTTCAGTGTGTGCACCACCGTGCTGGTGGCAGTGCACCTCTTCGCTCTGCTGATCAGCACGTGCATCCTGCCCAATGTGGAGGCCGTCAGCAACATCCACAACCTCAACTCTGTCAGCGAGTCACCACACGAGCGCATGCACCACTACATCGAGCTGGCCTGGGGCTTCTCTACAGCCCTGGGCATCCTGCTGTTTTTAGCAGAGGTGGTGCTCCTCTGTTGGATCAAGTTCTTGCCTGTAGACTGCAGCGGGGCTAAAAAAGGACCTGCCTGCACCACCACTACAGGGAAGCCTACGGCAGCCTCACTTGAGCCGCAGGACAGCGGCTGGAAGGCTGCACTGGCCTCCACCATCATCATGGTCCCAGTGGGGgtgatttttgttgtgttcaccATTCACTTCTATCGCTCTCTGGTGCGCCACAAGACGGAGCGCCACCACCAGGAGATCGAGGAACTGCACAAGATTAAGGTGCAGCTAGATGGCCATGAGCGAGGCCTCCAGACTGTGTGA